A region from the Candidatus Electrothrix scaldis genome encodes:
- a CDS encoding PilZ domain-containing protein gives MDERDRRRFSRINMQWAARLDFGVAEYKRFVDNVSLSGLFIEGEFEQLIGDICVISLKQSFLFEEDAVQAVGYIARITDHGVAIEFFSMKLDSFFFLQAALYSKAVNPVMLGKEFLDSNIFEMEEDLVVFKTSDIELHSLRQVLAEDKGENLPEDQEKKAYYPPAH, from the coding sequence ATGGATGAGAGGGATAGGCGCAGGTTTTCACGAATTAACATGCAATGGGCGGCCCGGCTTGATTTTGGCGTGGCAGAGTACAAACGCTTTGTTGATAATGTCAGTTTGAGCGGATTATTTATTGAGGGGGAATTTGAGCAGTTAATCGGCGATATCTGTGTGATCAGTCTCAAGCAGTCCTTTCTTTTTGAGGAAGATGCTGTTCAGGCTGTTGGCTATATTGCCAGAATTACCGATCATGGGGTGGCTATTGAGTTTTTTTCTATGAAACTGGATAGTTTCTTTTTTCTCCAGGCTGCATTGTACAGTAAGGCGGTTAATCCGGTTATGCTGGGGAAGGAGTTTCTCGATAGTAATATTTTTGAGATGGAAGAGGATCTTGTTGTATTCAAGACTTCTGATATAGAATTGCACTCATTGCGGCAAGTACTGGCAGAGGATAAAGGCGAAAACCTCCCGGAAGACCAGGAGAAGAAGGCATACTACCCACCTGCCCATTAA
- the amrB gene encoding AmmeMemoRadiSam system protein B, which translates to MLRQPAVADRFYNGTPTGLHHALSNLIPAKSDKITAKAVLAPHAGYVYSGGVAGETFSQINIPETVILLGPNHHGHGMPLAVGTQDWEMPLGQVPLAQELAQNLLSSSALFTADDKAHRDEHSLEVQIPFLQYLQKDLQILPIVASWLSLRQCHEAATELARALRSLKRPALLVASTDMTHYLSRSQASEQDHLALEHILKLDADGLYDTVCSRRISMCGIISTTIALLTVVALGAEQAELVRYTDSGEVSGDTEQVVGYAGVVIR; encoded by the coding sequence ATGCTGCGTCAACCCGCAGTTGCTGACAGATTTTACAATGGTACCCCGACCGGACTCCATCATGCTCTGAGCAACCTGATCCCTGCCAAATCAGACAAGATCACAGCCAAGGCTGTACTTGCTCCCCATGCGGGTTATGTCTACTCAGGAGGGGTAGCAGGTGAGACCTTTTCCCAAATCAATATACCTGAAACCGTAATTCTTTTAGGGCCAAATCATCACGGTCATGGTATGCCTCTTGCTGTAGGGACTCAAGACTGGGAAATGCCTTTGGGACAGGTGCCTCTGGCACAAGAGCTAGCTCAAAACCTCCTCAGCTCCTCAGCTCTGTTCACGGCGGACGATAAAGCCCATCGAGACGAACATTCCCTGGAGGTACAGATTCCCTTTCTTCAGTATTTGCAAAAGGATCTCCAGATACTGCCAATAGTGGCTTCCTGGCTTTCACTTCGGCAATGCCATGAGGCGGCCACTGAGCTTGCCCGAGCGCTCCGTTCTCTCAAACGCCCTGCCCTGCTGGTCGCCAGTACAGATATGACCCATTATCTCTCCCGGTCCCAGGCATCGGAGCAGGACCACCTTGCCCTGGAACATATCCTGAAGCTTGATGCGGATGGCCTCTATGACACGGTATGCTCCCGCCGGATTTCCATGTGCGGCATCATTTCCACCACTATTGCCTTGCTCACCGTGGTCGCATTAGGGGCTGAGCAGGCTGAGCTTGTCCGGTACACTGACTCCGGGGAAGTCAGCGGGGATACCGAGCAGGTCGTGGGCTATGCCGGGGTGGTTATTCGCTGA
- the pdxA gene encoding 4-hydroxythreonine-4-phosphate dehydrogenase PdxA, translated as MKPIAVTMGCPVGVGPEILLHFFETLESKTAFPPVVLGDYAVLSRTAEQLRLQVEPVHWDLGNTIQPGTVPVMPLSQLDANTLLWGKPTQETSIAMADYIRAAVHHTQRGDFAAMVTCPISKKALNNAGVHFPGHTEMLAHLTDTGHYRMMLAGSRLRVVLVTIHEPLAKISELLTISGIQDCIRMTARSLRKDFSINSPRIAVAALNPHAGEQGMFGREEIELIQPALDRYDSQDCPAELSGPWPPDTIFYRAANGEFDAVVCMYHDQGLIPFKLLHFQDGVNVTLGLPIVRTSVDHGTAYDIAGQGIADPSSLRAAWRMAAEIAKNRTGVHRHGKRYAGCL; from the coding sequence ATGAAACCTATTGCTGTGACTATGGGATGTCCTGTCGGGGTTGGGCCGGAGATCCTTCTTCATTTCTTTGAGACCCTTGAGAGCAAGACTGCATTTCCGCCTGTGGTGCTGGGGGATTATGCCGTACTTTCGCGCACAGCAGAGCAGCTTCGCCTCCAGGTGGAACCTGTTCACTGGGACCTGGGAAATACTATTCAACCAGGAACCGTGCCGGTCATGCCGCTTTCACAACTGGACGCAAACACACTTCTGTGGGGGAAACCAACGCAGGAGACCTCAATTGCGATGGCAGACTATATACGCGCAGCTGTCCACCATACCCAGCGGGGGGATTTCGCGGCTATGGTCACCTGCCCCATCTCCAAAAAAGCGCTGAATAATGCAGGCGTCCATTTTCCGGGACACACGGAAATGCTGGCCCATCTTACCGACACTGGCCATTACCGTATGATGCTGGCTGGCTCCCGCTTACGGGTGGTCCTGGTGACCATTCACGAACCCCTGGCTAAGATTTCTGAGCTCTTAACCATCTCGGGAATTCAGGATTGTATCAGGATGACAGCCAGGTCCCTGCGAAAAGACTTTTCCATCAACTCCCCCAGGATAGCAGTAGCGGCCCTGAATCCACACGCAGGTGAACAGGGTATGTTCGGGCGGGAGGAAATAGAGTTGATCCAACCGGCGCTGGACCGGTATGATTCCCAGGATTGCCCGGCAGAGCTCAGCGGTCCCTGGCCACCAGACACTATATTTTACAGAGCTGCCAACGGAGAATTTGATGCAGTGGTTTGTATGTACCACGATCAGGGCTTGATCCCCTTTAAGCTGCTCCATTTTCAGGATGGGGTAAATGTCACTTTGGGCCTGCCCATAGTCCGCACCTCAGTGGACCACGGCACAGCCTATGATATTGCAGGTCAGGGAATAGCAGATCCGAGCAGCTTACGGGCAGCTTGGCGTATGGCAGCGGAAATCGCCAAAAATAGAACAGGAGTACACAGGCATGGAAAGCGGTATGCTGGTTGCCTTTGA
- a CDS encoding IS1380 family transposase, protein MKSKQNKRSARVSPKKIQINKGAKGVTAQAGLIPAVKFLQKHNVGQLIQETLEHQRGATATYDAVDIIFLPLIAIIGGARSISNIATVWADSVLCRIAGWRLIPDETTFGRLFRTFSYRHINNLEVLNHRLRARMWRKGLRSGKSKVGAAHCLVVDVDSTEKTVYGSQQGAAKGFNPHKRGAKSYHPLLAFCAESKEILQGWLRCGNAYTSNGIVEFTKQLLAHLPNGTRILFRGDSGFFVGALLDLLDQYGHSYLIKVKLKGLVTLLSKQSWEPVPGQAGWEQCIFFHKCTTWSSTRLFVAVRREKPADPAKPATLFEMKEFDYFCYVVSEIADPWQVHKRYGQRATCETWIEEAKNQTALVHIKTEDFWANSVLFQTAILAYNTIRWMALLSGNAVLRRWEPGTIRTFLVRVAGKYTTGGRQQKLFVPERMLYSTQWDDWVAVGLY, encoded by the coding sequence ATGAAGTCTAAACAGAATAAACGATCTGCCCGAGTCTCGCCCAAAAAAATACAAATTAATAAAGGAGCAAAAGGGGTTACAGCACAGGCAGGCTTGATTCCTGCCGTAAAGTTCCTGCAAAAACATAATGTTGGCCAGCTTATCCAGGAAACTTTAGAACATCAACGCGGAGCCACCGCCACTTATGATGCAGTTGATATAATATTTCTCCCTTTGATAGCTATTATCGGCGGAGCTCGTTCTATCAGCAATATTGCAACAGTCTGGGCAGATAGCGTACTTTGCCGGATAGCAGGATGGCGGTTAATCCCGGACGAAACAACCTTTGGCCGCCTTTTTCGAACATTCAGCTATCGTCATATCAATAACCTGGAAGTTCTTAATCATCGGTTGCGTGCTCGCATGTGGCGTAAGGGATTGCGATCCGGGAAAAGTAAAGTCGGTGCAGCCCACTGTCTGGTTGTTGATGTGGATTCCACAGAAAAGACGGTATACGGTTCTCAGCAAGGAGCGGCCAAAGGGTTTAATCCACATAAACGCGGTGCAAAATCGTATCATCCTCTGCTTGCATTTTGCGCTGAAAGCAAAGAGATATTGCAAGGGTGGCTTCGATGCGGCAATGCCTATACAAGTAATGGTATTGTCGAGTTTACCAAGCAACTTCTGGCACACCTTCCCAATGGAACCCGGATTTTGTTCAGGGGCGACAGCGGTTTTTTTGTTGGTGCCCTGCTTGATCTTTTGGATCAGTATGGTCATAGTTACCTGATCAAGGTTAAGCTCAAGGGGCTGGTCACCCTTCTGTCCAAACAATCCTGGGAGCCGGTCCCCGGGCAGGCCGGTTGGGAACAATGTATCTTTTTTCATAAATGTACGACCTGGTCTTCGACCCGACTCTTTGTTGCGGTCCGCAGAGAGAAACCGGCTGACCCGGCAAAACCAGCGACCCTGTTTGAGATGAAGGAGTTCGATTACTTCTGTTATGTGGTCAGTGAGATTGCTGATCCATGGCAGGTCCACAAACGATACGGCCAACGAGCAACTTGTGAAACCTGGATTGAGGAAGCAAAAAACCAGACTGCGTTGGTACATATCAAGACAGAAGATTTCTGGGCAAATAGTGTGTTGTTTCAAACTGCTATTCTGGCATACAACACGATACGATGGATGGCTTTATTGAGCGGTAATGCTGTATTACGTCGCTGGGAGCCAGGTACAATTCGTACATTTCTCGTTCGGGTGGCTGGGAAGTATACTACTGGTGGACGGCAGCAAAAGCTATTTGTTCCCGAACGAATGCTGTATTCCACTCAGTGGGATGACTGGGTGGCGGTGGGGCTGTACTGA
- a CDS encoding N-acetyltransferase: MIAHTTACTCKTATGQRNLPIRPARMSDVKEIHSLLQRFAAKGLLLGRSISSLYDQLRDFVVFDDNGIQGVCSLHICWENLAEIRSLAVAEQYHGKGIGRQLVYSCLDEARSLEIAQVFTLTYQAAFFNKLNFHPIEKNDLPHKIWSDCLQCPKFPDCDEEALIWTAEKK; encoded by the coding sequence ATGATAGCGCATACAACAGCTTGTACATGTAAAACCGCAACGGGCCAAAGAAACCTTCCGATTCGTCCGGCCCGGATGAGCGATGTCAAAGAGATACATAGCCTCTTACAGCGTTTTGCTGCCAAGGGCCTGCTCTTAGGGCGCTCTATCAGTTCGCTCTATGATCAATTACGTGATTTTGTTGTTTTTGACGATAACGGTATCCAGGGCGTTTGCTCGCTTCACATCTGCTGGGAGAATCTGGCTGAGATACGCTCACTGGCTGTTGCCGAACAATATCACGGCAAAGGGATAGGTCGACAACTGGTATATTCCTGTCTTGACGAAGCAAGGAGCCTTGAGATTGCTCAGGTCTTCACTTTGACATATCAGGCTGCTTTTTTTAACAAACTTAATTTTCATCCTATAGAAAAAAACGACCTGCCCCATAAAATATGGAGCGATTGCCTCCAATGCCCAAAATTTCCCGACTGTGATGAAGAAGCACTGATCTGGACAGCAGAAAAAAAGTAG
- the tmk gene encoding dTMP kinase, which yields MESGMLVAFEGIDGTGKSTQLQGLATFLREQGFPVITTYEPTDSRYGRKIRELYKDRSSCTLEEELRLFIEDRRLHVDELIKPGLAAGNIILTDRYYYSTAAYQGAAGMDPSDIFARNSFAPMPNLVLLLTMDPEISIARIQEGRGEELNDFEQLDQLRKVADHFASFTDPCIVRIDAAQAPDQVQEDIRKTVQKRLL from the coding sequence ATGGAAAGCGGTATGCTGGTTGCCTTTGAGGGAATTGACGGAACCGGAAAATCAACCCAGTTGCAGGGCTTGGCCACGTTTCTCAGGGAACAGGGCTTCCCGGTGATAACCACCTACGAACCCACAGACAGCAGATACGGTCGCAAAATAAGGGAATTATATAAAGATAGGAGTAGCTGCACCCTGGAGGAGGAACTCCGGCTCTTTATTGAGGACCGCCGCCTTCATGTGGATGAACTGATCAAGCCGGGCTTGGCTGCCGGAAATATCATCCTGACGGATCGATATTATTATTCCACAGCAGCCTACCAAGGAGCCGCAGGGATGGACCCCAGCGATATCTTTGCCCGCAACAGTTTTGCTCCGATGCCAAATTTGGTCCTTCTTCTGACTATGGACCCGGAAATTTCCATTGCCCGTATCCAGGAAGGACGTGGTGAAGAGCTTAATGATTTTGAACAGCTGGACCAACTTCGCAAGGTTGCAGATCATTTTGCCTCCTTTACGGATCCCTGCATAGTCCGCATTGATGCGGCCCAAGCACCGGATCAGGTCCAGGAGGATATTCGCAAGACCGTGCAGAAACGACTTCTCTGA
- the secA gene encoding preprotein translocase subunit SecA: MIGKALTKVFGSKNDREIKVLRKIVAQINALESSIEPLSDIQLQEKTTEFKKRYADGETLDELLPEAFAVCREAAKRVLGERHYDVQLIGGIVLHQGKISEMKTGEGKTLTSTSPVYLNALSGKGVHVVTVNDYLASRDVEWMGKLYHFLGLTTGAIVHDMDDTARREAYAADVTYGTNNEFGFDYLRDNMKFSVEDFCQRGFNFAIVDEVDSILIDEARTPLIISGPADMSTDLYIKVDRIMKNFKEDEHYTKDEKARQVLLTDEGVILAEELLEVDNLYDPGNINQLHHVNQALKAHVLFKRDVDYIVKNGEVIIVDEFTGRTMEGRRYSDGLHQALEAKEGVKIEKENQTLASITFQNYFRMYDKLAGMTGTADTEAPEFKKIYDLDVVIIPTNRDMARKDYADVIYKNQAAKYRAITREIKDLHKKGQPVLVGTISIDVSEKISKMLQKERIPHEVLNAKHHEREAEIIAEAGQQGKITIATNMAGRGTDIKLGEGVRELGGLHILGTSRHESRRIDNQLRGRSGRQGDPGSSRFFLSLEDDLLRIFGSGKLSTIMDKLGMEEDEPIEHSMISKAIENAQRKVEGHNFDIRKHLLEYDDVMNKQREVIYSQRRKVLESEDVQETIKDMMQDLVEGIVAETAQGRKHPEEWEWDALNDRVEELFNIKPGWMDLDPAEATAESLQEKLQAAVEQAYAAQDERNRAEQMRQIERMILLQMVDTLWKEHLLNMDHLKEGIGLRGYGQKNPLDEYKKEGYDLFQSMIGTVQEQTVTTVMHIRILQSEEVDRFEEEQRRKQEEELEQARLSASASSSGDEGPKTVRRDEEKVGRNAPCPCGSGQKYKKCCGRLS, translated from the coding sequence ATGATAGGCAAAGCGTTAACTAAAGTATTCGGCAGCAAGAATGATCGTGAGATCAAGGTATTGCGCAAGATAGTCGCTCAGATCAATGCGCTGGAATCCTCGATAGAGCCGCTCAGCGACATACAGCTCCAGGAGAAAACCACGGAGTTCAAAAAGCGTTATGCGGACGGAGAAACTCTGGACGAACTTCTGCCCGAGGCCTTTGCCGTCTGCCGTGAGGCAGCCAAGCGAGTCCTGGGTGAACGGCATTACGATGTCCAGCTTATCGGCGGTATCGTCCTCCATCAGGGCAAGATCTCGGAAATGAAAACCGGTGAGGGGAAGACCCTGACCTCTACCTCTCCGGTCTACCTTAATGCCCTGAGCGGGAAAGGTGTCCATGTAGTCACGGTCAATGACTATCTGGCAAGCCGTGACGTAGAATGGATGGGTAAGCTCTACCATTTTCTCGGTCTGACCACCGGGGCTATTGTCCACGACATGGACGATACTGCCCGCAGAGAGGCTTATGCCGCAGATGTCACCTATGGAACCAACAACGAGTTCGGCTTTGATTATCTCCGTGATAATATGAAGTTCAGTGTCGAAGATTTCTGTCAGCGCGGTTTTAATTTCGCCATCGTCGATGAGGTGGACTCCATCCTGATTGATGAGGCCCGAACCCCACTGATCATCTCCGGTCCGGCAGATATGTCCACAGATCTGTATATCAAGGTGGACCGGATCATGAAAAACTTCAAAGAGGATGAACATTACACCAAGGATGAAAAAGCCCGTCAGGTACTACTCACCGACGAAGGCGTTATACTCGCTGAAGAACTCCTCGAAGTAGACAACCTCTATGATCCCGGCAATATCAACCAACTGCATCATGTAAATCAGGCACTCAAGGCCCATGTCCTGTTTAAGCGGGATGTGGATTATATCGTTAAAAACGGCGAAGTTATCATTGTTGACGAGTTCACCGGTCGAACGATGGAGGGACGACGCTACTCCGATGGCCTGCACCAGGCCTTAGAGGCCAAGGAAGGGGTAAAAATTGAGAAGGAAAACCAGACCCTGGCTTCCATCACCTTCCAGAACTATTTCCGTATGTACGATAAGCTGGCTGGCATGACCGGTACAGCAGACACAGAGGCCCCTGAATTTAAAAAGATCTACGACCTGGATGTTGTTATTATCCCCACCAACAGGGATATGGCACGCAAGGATTATGCAGATGTTATCTACAAAAATCAGGCTGCCAAGTATAGGGCTATTACCCGTGAGATCAAAGACCTGCACAAAAAAGGCCAGCCCGTGCTGGTAGGTACGATCTCTATTGATGTCTCGGAAAAAATCTCCAAGATGCTCCAAAAAGAGCGCATTCCCCATGAGGTTCTGAACGCCAAACACCATGAACGTGAGGCGGAAATTATTGCCGAGGCTGGTCAGCAGGGCAAAATCACCATTGCCACCAATATGGCTGGTCGAGGTACGGACATTAAACTGGGCGAAGGTGTACGCGAACTGGGTGGTCTGCACATCCTCGGTACCAGTCGTCATGAATCCCGCCGTATTGATAACCAGCTGCGCGGTCGTTCCGGTCGCCAGGGAGATCCCGGTTCTTCTCGTTTTTTCCTTTCCCTGGAAGATGACCTCCTGCGCATCTTCGGCTCAGGAAAGCTCAGTACCATCATGGACAAACTGGGCATGGAAGAAGACGAGCCCATTGAACACAGCATGATCTCTAAGGCCATCGAGAATGCCCAGCGCAAGGTGGAAGGCCACAACTTTGATATCCGTAAGCATCTGCTGGAATATGACGATGTCATGAACAAGCAGCGTGAAGTCATCTACAGCCAACGCCGCAAAGTTCTGGAGAGTGAGGATGTCCAGGAAACTATTAAGGACATGATGCAGGATTTGGTCGAAGGTATTGTCGCTGAAACTGCCCAGGGCCGGAAACATCCTGAGGAGTGGGAATGGGATGCCCTCAATGATCGGGTGGAAGAACTGTTCAATATCAAACCCGGTTGGATGGATCTGGATCCTGCTGAAGCGACTGCCGAGTCCTTACAGGAAAAATTACAGGCAGCGGTTGAACAAGCCTATGCAGCCCAAGATGAACGTAACCGAGCCGAACAGATGCGCCAGATTGAGCGTATGATTCTTCTTCAGATGGTGGATACCCTGTGGAAGGAGCATCTGCTCAACATGGATCACCTGAAAGAGGGTATTGGTCTTCGCGGCTATGGACAAAAAAACCCGCTGGATGAGTACAAGAAAGAGGGGTATGACCTCTTTCAGTCTATGATTGGTACTGTCCAGGAGCAGACTGTCACCACAGTAATGCATATCCGAATTCTCCAAAGCGAGGAAGTGGATCGTTTTGAAGAGGAGCAGCGCCGCAAGCAGGAAGAAGAGCTGGAGCAAGCAAGACTTTCTGCAAGTGCCTCTTCCTCCGGCGACGAAGGCCCCAAGACAGTCCGTCGGGACGAAGAAAAGGTCGGCAGAAACGCGCCCTGTCCCTGCGGTTCCGGGCAGAAATATAAGAAATGCTGCGGAAGACTGAGCTAA
- a CDS encoding YraN family protein: MKATDPRKTTGRAGEDAAVRYLEKMGYTILERNYRLRIGEVDIIARDKEYLVFIEVKTRRSKTFGSPFDAVDNRKQQQIIQVASAYVRGKEVPVRFDVVAVHLSGQDIRVEVLKNAFSC, encoded by the coding sequence ATGAAAGCCACAGATCCGAGAAAAACCACCGGTCGTGCTGGTGAGGATGCTGCTGTCCGGTATCTGGAGAAGATGGGCTACACCATCCTGGAGCGTAATTATCGCCTACGGATAGGTGAAGTTGACATCATTGCCCGAGATAAAGAGTATCTGGTCTTTATTGAGGTGAAGACTCGCCGGAGCAAAACCTTTGGCAGCCCCTTTGATGCCGTGGACAACCGCAAGCAGCAACAAATCATCCAAGTTGCTTCGGCCTATGTTCGGGGAAAGGAGGTTCCTGTTCGTTTTGATGTGGTTGCTGTGCATCTGAGCGGGCAGGATATTCGTGTGGAGGTTCTGAAGAACGCCTTTTCCTGTTGA
- a CDS encoding secondary thiamine-phosphate synthase enzyme YjbQ — protein MKSYHKELWFEVKTRREFINITPDVEACLAESGIQEGLCLVNAMHITASVFINDDESGLHHDYEVWLEKLAPHAPVSQYRHNGYEDNADAHMKRQVMGREVVVAVTEGKLHFGTWEQIFYGEFDGRRRKRVLVKIIGE, from the coding sequence ATGAAGAGTTATCATAAAGAACTTTGGTTTGAGGTTAAAACCCGTCGGGAATTCATCAATATCACCCCTGATGTGGAGGCCTGTCTGGCAGAATCAGGTATTCAGGAAGGGCTTTGTTTGGTCAATGCTATGCATATTACGGCCTCGGTCTTTATCAATGATGATGAGTCCGGCCTCCATCATGACTACGAGGTTTGGCTGGAAAAACTAGCTCCCCATGCCCCGGTTTCTCAGTATCGCCACAATGGCTATGAGGATAATGCTGATGCTCATATGAAACGACAGGTTATGGGGCGTGAGGTGGTTGTGGCTGTCACCGAAGGTAAACTTCATTTCGGCACCTGGGAACAGATCTTTTACGGCGAATTTGATGGACGACGCAGAAAGCGGGTGCTGGTCAAGATAATCGGCGAATAA
- a CDS encoding DUF4395 domain-containing protein codes for MNLMCPVSFKQINEKAVRVNAALAFLSILLFLLTPWKWIILIVGVDFFIRGFLNPQYSLFANISKGILSILAIKPVMVDACPKIFAAKIGFLFCCLLTASWIFALERTALIAGAIFMTCAALEALFRFCVACQIYPLIYSAKSMKAEQKR; via the coding sequence ATGAATCTCATGTGCCCTGTATCCTTCAAGCAGATCAATGAAAAGGCCGTACGGGTCAACGCAGCCCTGGCATTCCTCTCTATCCTGCTTTTTTTGTTGACTCCCTGGAAATGGATTATCCTGATTGTCGGGGTAGATTTTTTTATCCGTGGCTTTCTCAACCCTCAGTACAGCCTGTTTGCCAATATCAGCAAGGGTATTCTCAGTATCCTCGCAATCAAACCGGTCATGGTCGATGCTTGTCCCAAAATTTTTGCAGCAAAAATAGGTTTTCTCTTCTGCTGCCTGCTCACAGCCTCGTGGATATTTGCTCTGGAGCGCACTGCCCTGATCGCCGGAGCAATCTTTATGACCTGCGCAGCCTTGGAGGCTCTATTCCGTTTTTGCGTGGCCTGCCAAATTTACCCACTGATTTACAGTGCAAAAAGCATGAAGGCGGAGCAAAAAAGATAG